The following proteins come from a genomic window of Pyxidicoccus sp. MSG2:
- a CDS encoding dihydrolipoamide acetyltransferase codes for MRVAAATFHLLALLSATAWMPALAQEPSAAPPAAAQSSAAQAQTADEAFDTRVKTLEEEVVDLKEKIYRSKARLLLLQESVLGGDVSTGSRAVIVHKNEMGGSFLLESVAYALDGAPIYTQVDTEGDLGKRLEFEIFNGRIVPGQHQIAVRLVYRGNGYGVFSYLEGYKFKVQSSYTFNAEPGKLSTVRVVGFEQGGMTTDLKDRPAVRYDIDVSKDPGRKVTPADGAPAPATTSSETK; via the coding sequence CCTGGATGCCGGCGCTCGCGCAGGAGCCGTCCGCCGCACCGCCCGCCGCCGCGCAGTCCTCCGCGGCGCAGGCCCAGACGGCGGACGAGGCCTTCGACACCCGCGTGAAGACGCTGGAAGAGGAGGTCGTCGACCTCAAGGAGAAGATCTACCGCTCCAAGGCGCGGCTCCTGCTCCTGCAGGAGTCGGTGCTCGGCGGTGACGTCTCCACCGGCTCGCGCGCGGTCATCGTCCACAAGAACGAGATGGGCGGCTCCTTCCTCCTGGAGTCGGTGGCGTACGCGCTCGACGGCGCGCCCATCTACACGCAGGTGGACACCGAGGGAGACCTCGGCAAGCGCCTGGAGTTCGAAATCTTCAACGGCCGCATCGTCCCCGGGCAGCACCAGATTGCCGTGCGGCTGGTGTACCGCGGCAACGGCTACGGCGTGTTCAGCTACCTGGAGGGCTACAAGTTCAAGGTGCAATCCAGCTACACCTTCAACGCGGAGCCCGGGAAGCTGTCCACGGTGCGCGTGGTGGGCTTCGAGCAGGGCGGCATGACGACGGACCTGAAGGACCGGCCCGCGGTGCGCTACGACATCGACGTGTCGAAGGACCCCGGCCGCAAGGTGACGCCCGCGGACGGCGCGCCGGCCCCGGCCACCACCTCCTCCGAGACGAAGTAG
- a CDS encoding tetratricopeptide repeat protein, giving the protein MNASLRALALAAALLGTAPAPAAEPRPASRPSARELTQQLGAVEQGLRGAEENLRFVELQYTQRAEPSEDDSRERRFSDGEIQYLLGDWPAASVLFYDLVSEPRFKGHPRYTDALFYLADSLLQQNNYIGARLYLRELLSLPISSTRYRDALSRFLVVAGRLNHYEGVDGYVEKARALSGGQLPAEMAYVYAKWLFRRADLPPEERLTRARAAFTPLTQTPDGAFRLQAAYHLGVLSVQAGDLPGAIQQFQQLALSPSTQAPQVHALPPGVRRPTTGTSPEADSQRVRELALMSLGRLLYETGRYDEALDTYSRLPRDSESFPDSLYEVAWVHVKMGNHQLAKNAIDILLLVAPDSQLAPEARLLHGNLLQKLHQYDQSIDTYSHVIDTFRPVRDTMDNLLRVDRDPVVYFDRLLARTDASPDISTLLPPLALRYATTEREVAEAIRMVGDIDSGRKGAGEAQDLAKRILQALDTRGLETFPELQEGYTRADAVDTALTHAEAALVRVEGAALEDVLTPGEREQLAGIQREREALGVRFGKLPTTIQELEERRQRMQARVDAVDRNAFRLGYELRSMEAIATSIRKWVDDTRLERKSDPNEEREFLVQLQAETQTLTDLQAELAATRARLMDERNAAATQLAGEQTIRAGYAEALHREHALLTTAESRLSPDAASTLLKAHEVRGRTDAMRARVAAARSVLRTRLETHGRVIREKVVAEQELLNRYEAEVASVTGDARNLVGRIAYESFRRVRQQFYDLVLKADVGVVDVAFTEKQDKTTEIQKLSAQKDKALRELDAEFRDVLVEDGQ; this is encoded by the coding sequence GTGAACGCGTCGCTCCGCGCCCTCGCCCTGGCGGCCGCCCTGCTGGGCACCGCGCCCGCCCCCGCCGCCGAGCCGCGTCCGGCGTCGCGCCCGTCCGCGCGTGAGTTGACGCAGCAGCTGGGCGCCGTGGAGCAGGGGCTGCGAGGCGCCGAGGAGAACCTGCGCTTCGTGGAGCTGCAGTACACGCAGCGCGCCGAGCCCAGCGAGGACGACTCGCGCGAGCGCCGCTTCTCCGACGGCGAGATTCAATACCTGCTGGGAGACTGGCCGGCGGCGTCCGTCCTCTTCTACGACCTGGTGAGCGAGCCGCGCTTCAAGGGCCACCCGCGCTACACGGACGCGCTGTTCTACCTGGCGGACTCGCTCCTCCAGCAGAACAACTACATCGGCGCGCGGCTGTACCTCCGCGAGCTGCTCTCGCTGCCCATCTCCTCCACCCGCTACCGCGACGCCCTGTCGCGCTTCCTGGTGGTGGCCGGACGGCTCAACCACTACGAGGGCGTGGACGGCTACGTGGAGAAGGCGCGGGCCCTGTCCGGCGGGCAGCTGCCCGCGGAGATGGCGTACGTCTACGCGAAGTGGCTCTTCCGCCGCGCGGACCTGCCGCCCGAGGAGCGCCTTACCCGCGCGCGCGCCGCCTTCACCCCGCTGACGCAGACGCCAGACGGCGCCTTCCGCCTCCAGGCCGCGTACCACCTGGGCGTGCTGTCCGTGCAGGCCGGGGACCTGCCCGGCGCCATCCAGCAGTTCCAGCAGCTGGCCCTGTCCCCTTCCACGCAGGCCCCGCAGGTCCACGCGCTGCCCCCCGGCGTGAGGCGCCCCACCACCGGCACGTCGCCCGAGGCCGACTCGCAGCGCGTGCGGGAGCTGGCGCTGATGTCGCTGGGGCGGCTCTTGTACGAGACGGGCCGCTACGACGAGGCGCTGGACACGTACAGCCGGCTGCCGCGCGACAGCGAGTCCTTCCCGGACTCGCTCTACGAGGTGGCGTGGGTCCACGTGAAGATGGGCAACCACCAGCTGGCGAAGAACGCCATCGACATCCTGCTGCTGGTGGCGCCCGACTCGCAGCTGGCGCCCGAGGCGCGCCTGCTCCACGGCAACCTGCTGCAGAAGCTGCACCAGTACGACCAGTCCATCGACACGTACTCGCACGTCATCGACACCTTCCGCCCGGTGCGGGACACGATGGACAACCTGCTGCGCGTGGACAGGGACCCGGTGGTGTACTTCGACCGGCTGCTGGCGCGCACGGACGCCTCGCCGGACATCAGCACGCTGCTGCCCCCGCTCGCGCTGCGCTACGCCACCACGGAGCGCGAGGTGGCCGAGGCCATCCGGATGGTGGGTGACATCGACAGCGGCCGCAAGGGCGCGGGCGAGGCGCAGGACCTGGCGAAGCGCATCCTCCAGGCGCTGGACACGCGCGGGCTGGAGACCTTCCCGGAGCTGCAGGAGGGCTACACGCGCGCGGACGCGGTGGACACCGCCCTCACCCACGCGGAGGCCGCGCTGGTGCGCGTGGAAGGCGCCGCGCTGGAGGACGTGCTCACCCCCGGGGAGCGCGAGCAACTGGCGGGCATCCAGCGCGAGCGCGAGGCCCTGGGCGTGCGCTTCGGCAAGCTGCCCACCACGATTCAGGAGCTGGAGGAGCGGCGCCAGCGCATGCAGGCCCGCGTGGACGCGGTGGACCGCAATGCCTTCCGCCTGGGCTACGAGCTGCGCAGCATGGAGGCCATCGCCACCTCCATCCGCAAGTGGGTGGACGACACGCGCCTGGAGCGCAAGTCGGACCCGAATGAGGAGCGCGAGTTCCTCGTGCAGCTCCAGGCGGAGACGCAGACGCTGACCGACCTGCAGGCGGAGCTGGCCGCCACGCGCGCGCGGCTGATGGACGAGCGCAACGCCGCGGCCACGCAGCTGGCCGGAGAGCAGACCATCCGCGCCGGCTACGCGGAGGCGCTGCACCGCGAGCACGCGCTGCTGACCACCGCCGAGTCCCGGCTGTCCCCGGATGCCGCGAGCACGCTGCTCAAGGCCCACGAAGTGCGGGGCCGCACGGACGCGATGCGCGCCCGCGTGGCGGCGGCCCGGAGCGTGCTGCGCACCCGGCTGGAGACGCACGGCCGTGTCATCCGCGAGAAGGTCGTGGCCGAGCAGGAGCTGCTCAACCGCTACGAGGCGGAGGTGGCCTCGGTGACGGGCGACGCGCGCAACCTCGTGGGCCGCATCGCCTATGAGAGCTTCCGCCGCGTGCGGCAGCAGTTCTACGACCTGGTGCTGAAGGCGGACGTCGGCGTGGTGGACGTGGCCTTCACCGAGAAGCAGGACAAGACGACGGAAATCCAGAAGCTGTCCGCGCAGAAGGACAAGGCCCTGCGCGAGCTGGACGCCGAGTTCCGCGACGTCCTCGTGGAGGACGGCCAGTGA
- a CDS encoding tetratricopeptide repeat protein: MMRRGLLAALLALTALPSSAQEAGKAEAPPAAAATEAPAKDATPATPAPAPSRPEYLKGLGRTPEQEALLQDVSGALKTYEEESREFHREVQQLVERKYEQKRGSLSGSYEKAIRDLESQERKERLAAIARFEEFLRRYPNEPRYTPDVMFRLAELYYERSSDAHLVASKEYRDRLEAADGNPDAEVPTEPTVDYSDSIALYRRLLKDFPTYRLNDGATYLLGYCLEEQKQFDESLVAYEQLISRYPKSRFSTEAWVRIGEHWFEDYEDPKALDKAAFAFESASRDTTHPLYDKAVYKLGWTYYRMDRFDEAVGSFLTLTDFYEAQRVARGDEKAGGDLREEALQYVAISLADETWGGIPRAQALFAQRGARPYEAEVYRRLGNVYFDQTKYPAAIEAYRLVLAKDPLAPDAPRLQQRIVQAYTGDRLMAESFTESETLANLYQPGSAWYEKNKRDPEVLSEANALVERSLYGTATYHHQQALVFKQEGKFEQANTGFQVAARAYGAYLERFPRSKSAGEMRFYHAECLYNSFQFAEAAKGYELVRDTNVAEKHRDDATLNAVLAWQQQLVVDVQSGQAPDLKPLRSTERPEGEVATPIAFTTTEQKLITASDKYLAVLPKGEKAPGIAYKAAELYYSHNDFPEARRRFESIVQTYPKHEVAKFSTNLIVETFLIDKDWKSVEEVSARLAANSQVIDPSSDLHKDLVKFKLAGRFKLADQLLAEGKNDEAAKKYIQLVDEEPRHEFADKALNNAAVANENTRRFDSALKLYERIYREYPKSPLADAALFRVAVNAENSYDFDKAVASYQKLVKDYPKSKDREAALFNTGRLLEGQQRYPEAAAAFLRYADLFPNAEDAPKNQYRAALIYEKQGDERGQIRALQEFVTKFSRKPGQVELVVDAYRRMGDAHQKLGNEREAQRAWTQAAGEFDRRKLQPDTHPLAADAAAYGRFQAAEAELKKFDRLKIGGKGKALERSFTAKRNAVKSVNEAYARVYPYKRLEWTLAALYRRGHALERFANTIIETPVPVEVKRLGEEAVVVYQDQLAQQTTALEDAAVESYTATLAEARKNRISNEWTRRTLEALNRFRPKEYPVLKEPKQALSADGAYPDGLVGNVDGPRPAAPAPKEAPKLSGGGAQ; the protein is encoded by the coding sequence GTGATGCGCCGCGGCCTCCTCGCAGCCCTGCTCGCCCTCACCGCCCTTCCCTCCAGCGCCCAGGAGGCCGGGAAGGCCGAGGCCCCTCCGGCCGCCGCGGCCACGGAAGCGCCCGCCAAGGACGCCACTCCGGCCACGCCGGCCCCGGCTCCCTCGCGGCCGGAGTACCTGAAGGGCCTGGGCCGCACGCCCGAGCAGGAGGCACTGCTCCAGGACGTGAGCGGCGCGCTGAAGACCTACGAAGAGGAGTCGCGCGAGTTCCACCGCGAGGTGCAGCAGCTGGTGGAGCGCAAGTACGAGCAGAAGCGCGGCTCGCTGTCGGGCTCTTACGAGAAGGCCATCCGCGACCTGGAGTCGCAGGAGCGCAAGGAGCGCCTGGCCGCCATCGCCCGCTTCGAGGAGTTCCTCCGCCGCTACCCCAACGAGCCGCGCTACACGCCGGACGTGATGTTCCGCCTCGCGGAGCTGTACTACGAGCGCTCCTCGGACGCGCACCTGGTGGCGAGCAAGGAGTACCGCGACAGGCTCGAGGCGGCCGACGGCAACCCCGACGCGGAAGTGCCCACCGAGCCGACGGTGGACTACTCGGACTCCATCGCGCTCTACCGCCGGCTGCTGAAGGACTTCCCGACCTACCGCCTCAACGACGGCGCCACGTACCTGCTGGGCTACTGTCTGGAGGAGCAGAAGCAGTTCGACGAGAGCCTCGTCGCCTACGAGCAGCTCATCTCCCGCTACCCGAAGAGCCGCTTCTCCACCGAGGCGTGGGTGCGCATCGGCGAGCACTGGTTCGAGGACTACGAGGACCCGAAGGCGCTGGACAAGGCCGCCTTCGCCTTCGAGTCGGCCAGCCGCGACACCACGCACCCGCTCTACGACAAGGCCGTCTACAAGCTGGGCTGGACGTACTACCGCATGGACCGCTTCGACGAAGCGGTGGGCTCCTTCCTCACGCTCACGGACTTCTACGAGGCCCAGCGCGTGGCCCGCGGTGACGAGAAGGCCGGCGGTGACCTGCGCGAAGAGGCCCTCCAGTACGTGGCCATCTCCCTCGCGGACGAGACGTGGGGCGGCATTCCCCGCGCACAGGCCCTCTTCGCGCAGCGCGGCGCCCGCCCCTACGAGGCGGAGGTGTACCGGCGCCTGGGCAACGTCTACTTCGACCAGACGAAGTACCCCGCCGCCATCGAGGCGTACCGGCTGGTGCTGGCGAAGGACCCGCTCGCCCCGGACGCGCCGAGGCTGCAGCAGCGCATCGTCCAGGCGTATACGGGCGACCGGCTGATGGCCGAGTCCTTCACCGAGTCCGAGACGCTGGCCAACCTCTACCAGCCGGGCTCCGCCTGGTACGAGAAGAACAAGCGCGACCCGGAGGTGCTCTCCGAGGCGAACGCGCTCGTCGAGCGCAGCCTCTACGGCACCGCCACCTACCACCACCAGCAGGCGCTGGTGTTCAAGCAGGAGGGCAAGTTCGAGCAGGCCAACACGGGCTTCCAGGTGGCCGCTCGCGCGTACGGCGCCTACCTGGAGCGCTTCCCCCGCAGCAAGAGCGCGGGCGAGATGCGCTTCTACCACGCGGAGTGCCTCTACAATTCCTTCCAGTTCGCCGAAGCCGCGAAGGGCTACGAGTTGGTGCGCGACACCAACGTGGCGGAGAAGCACCGCGACGACGCAACCCTCAACGCGGTGCTCGCATGGCAGCAGCAGCTCGTCGTCGACGTGCAGTCCGGACAGGCGCCGGACCTGAAGCCGCTGCGCTCCACCGAGCGCCCCGAGGGCGAGGTGGCGACGCCCATCGCCTTCACCACCACCGAGCAGAAGCTCATCACCGCGTCGGACAAGTACCTGGCCGTGCTCCCCAAGGGGGAGAAGGCGCCGGGCATCGCCTACAAGGCCGCGGAGCTGTACTACTCGCACAACGACTTCCCCGAGGCGCGCCGGCGCTTCGAGTCCATCGTCCAGACGTACCCGAAGCACGAGGTGGCGAAGTTCTCCACCAACCTCATCGTCGAGACGTTCCTCATCGACAAGGACTGGAAGAGCGTGGAGGAGGTCAGCGCGCGGCTGGCCGCCAACTCGCAGGTCATCGACCCGTCCAGCGACCTCCACAAGGACCTGGTCAAGTTCAAGCTCGCCGGCCGCTTCAAGCTGGCCGACCAGCTCCTGGCCGAGGGCAAGAACGACGAGGCCGCGAAGAAGTACATCCAGCTGGTGGACGAGGAGCCGCGCCACGAGTTCGCGGACAAGGCGCTCAACAACGCCGCGGTCGCCAATGAGAACACGCGCCGCTTCGACTCCGCGCTGAAGCTGTACGAGCGCATCTACCGCGAGTACCCCAAGTCGCCCCTGGCGGACGCGGCGCTGTTCCGCGTGGCGGTGAACGCGGAGAACTCGTACGACTTCGACAAGGCGGTGGCCAGCTACCAGAAGCTGGTGAAGGACTACCCGAAGTCGAAGGACCGCGAGGCCGCGCTCTTCAACACCGGCCGCCTGCTGGAGGGCCAGCAGCGCTACCCCGAGGCGGCGGCGGCCTTCCTGCGCTACGCGGACCTGTTCCCCAACGCGGAGGACGCGCCGAAGAACCAGTACCGCGCCGCCCTCATCTACGAGAAGCAGGGCGACGAGCGCGGGCAGATTCGCGCGCTCCAGGAGTTCGTCACCAAGTTCTCCCGCAAGCCTGGCCAGGTGGAGTTGGTGGTGGACGCCTACCGGCGCATGGGTGACGCGCACCAGAAGCTGGGCAACGAGCGCGAGGCACAGCGCGCGTGGACGCAGGCGGCCGGCGAGTTCGACCGGCGCAAGCTCCAGCCGGACACGCACCCGCTCGCGGCGGACGCGGCCGCCTATGGCCGCTTCCAGGCGGCGGAGGCCGAGCTGAAGAAGTTCGACCGGCTGAAGATTGGCGGCAAGGGCAAGGCGCTGGAGCGCAGCTTCACGGCCAAGCGCAACGCGGTGAAGTCGGTGAACGAGGCCTACGCGCGCGTCTACCCGTACAAGCGGCTGGAGTGGACGCTGGCGGCGCTCTACCGGCGCGGCCATGCGCTGGAGCGCTTCGCCAACACCATCATCGAGACGCCCGTCCCGGTGGAGGTGAAGCGGCTGGGTGAGGAGGCGGTGGTGGTGTACCAGGACCAGCTCGCGCAGCAGACGACGGCCCTGGAGGACGCGGCGGTGGAGAGCTACACAGCCACGCTCGCGGAGGCGCGCAAGAATCGCATCTCCAACGAGTGGACGCGGCGCACGCTCGAGGCCCTCAACCGCTTCCGCCCCAAGGAGTACCCGGTGCTGAAGGAGCCCAAGCAGGCCCTCTCCGCGGACGGCGCCTACCCGGATGGACTGGTGGGCAACGTGGACGGCCCCCGGCCCGCCGCCCCCGCCCCGAAGGAAGCGCCGAAGCTCAGTGGCGGAGGTGCACAGTGA
- a CDS encoding tetratricopeptide repeat protein: MSPTSRFPGARALFAAVASGLLLSACASAPQPRTDSATPAPVTDGTTADAGTAGTDAQTQAGKPADAALARPEEPRGPARDFARAVDIARRGELTAAEAALRTLTQEQPKLDYAWTNLGIVQERLGKPDDAERSYRQALAVAPEQEAAWDCLARLYGRTGRSVKLEAELRGLLETRKDSVPLRTALAVTLLQQKKHESAASEAKLALKGDERHVRAMQVLAQVYHREGKHELARMVLENARAIDAEDAATHNALGAVYLALKARPQALEEFKEAARLRPDFAEARNNFGALLNEAQDYPAAVTELEAAVRAAPDFASARLNLGNAYRGQGDFARARAEYEQVLKLVPASADPYFNLAILYLDVEPPGVDTLERFKTVITYFEQYQGKGGRDERIDQYVKDARKGIEREERRRERERKDQLRKAEEQQKAEADKAAEQKRAAEAQAAAEKQAAEAKAAAEAPPPAPVEDKKAPATSKKAQSVRKKKGAATARGSEGTSSPGAVSQPGSAPSPTTPTPAPAPAGSGKLANDAQ, encoded by the coding sequence GTGAGCCCCACCTCGCGTTTCCCCGGCGCTCGCGCGCTCTTCGCCGCCGTCGCGTCCGGCCTGCTGCTGTCGGCCTGCGCTTCCGCCCCCCAGCCGCGCACGGATTCGGCGACGCCCGCGCCCGTGACGGACGGCACCACCGCCGACGCGGGGACCGCCGGTACGGATGCGCAGACCCAGGCCGGGAAGCCCGCGGACGCCGCCCTCGCGCGTCCCGAGGAGCCCCGGGGCCCGGCGCGGGACTTCGCGCGCGCGGTGGACATTGCCCGCCGGGGAGAGCTGACCGCGGCCGAGGCCGCGCTGCGCACGCTGACGCAGGAGCAGCCGAAGCTCGACTACGCGTGGACGAACCTGGGCATCGTCCAGGAGCGCCTGGGCAAGCCGGACGACGCTGAGCGCTCGTACCGTCAGGCGTTGGCGGTAGCCCCCGAGCAGGAGGCCGCGTGGGACTGCCTCGCGCGCCTGTACGGCCGCACGGGCCGCTCGGTGAAGCTGGAGGCGGAGCTGCGCGGACTGCTCGAGACGCGCAAGGACTCGGTGCCGCTGCGCACCGCGCTGGCCGTCACGCTGCTCCAGCAGAAGAAGCACGAGTCCGCCGCTTCCGAGGCCAAGCTCGCGCTCAAGGGCGACGAGCGCCACGTGCGCGCCATGCAGGTGCTGGCGCAGGTCTACCACCGCGAGGGCAAGCACGAGCTGGCGCGCATGGTGCTGGAGAACGCGCGCGCCATCGACGCGGAGGACGCGGCCACGCACAACGCGCTGGGCGCGGTGTACCTGGCCCTCAAGGCGCGCCCGCAGGCGCTGGAGGAGTTCAAGGAGGCCGCGCGGCTCAGGCCCGACTTCGCGGAGGCGCGCAACAACTTCGGCGCGCTGCTCAACGAGGCGCAGGACTACCCCGCCGCCGTCACGGAACTGGAGGCCGCAGTGAGGGCCGCTCCCGACTTCGCCTCCGCGCGCCTCAACCTGGGCAACGCGTACCGGGGCCAGGGCGACTTCGCCCGCGCCCGCGCCGAGTACGAGCAGGTGCTGAAGCTGGTGCCCGCCTCGGCGGACCCGTACTTCAACCTCGCCATCCTCTACCTCGACGTGGAGCCGCCCGGGGTGGACACGCTCGAGCGGTTCAAGACGGTCATCACCTACTTCGAGCAGTACCAGGGCAAGGGCGGCCGGGACGAGCGCATCGACCAGTACGTGAAGGACGCGCGCAAGGGCATCGAGCGCGAGGAGCGCCGTCGCGAGCGCGAGCGCAAGGACCAGCTCCGCAAGGCCGAGGAACAGCAGAAGGCCGAGGCCGACAAGGCCGCCGAACAGAAGCGGGCCGCCGAGGCCCAGGCGGCCGCGGAGAAGCAGGCCGCCGAAGCCAAGGCCGCCGCGGAGGCGCCTCCCCCCGCCCCCGTCGAGGACAAGAAGGCCCCGGCCACCAGCAAGAAGGCGCAATCCGTCCGGAAGAAGAAGGGAGCCGCCACCGCCCGGGGCTCCGAGGGAACCTCGTCCCCGGGTGCGGTGTCCCAGCCGGGGAGTGCACCGTCTCCCACCACCCCCACCCCTGCCCCCGCGCCGGCCGGCTCGGGTAAGCTCGCCAACGACGCCCAGTAG
- a CDS encoding AgmX/PglI C-terminal domain-containing protein, with the protein MAATPQNKLLRVGVIQNGRIVEEHHVRRDNVTIGSDARNTIVLPSADDRPARFSLLENQGQQFQLVIDEAMQGRVNLGSSDVDFDSLRAQGLATRRGDLYVLPLQESARGKVELGDVTLFFQFVAPPPEEAKPVLPADIRVSMWKTIDRVFFGILAASLFIHFSGAALIISAEAPKEPELALDQLDDRFVRAIIPQRPQEAPRVAEAGPSEAPKDDKKGDEPKDAAEKADTKPAGGDAAERRAEVVKKVSGKGLLKILGSNSGGGQGAFADVLGGASGGGDIAAALAGAGGVGVATEASVGGGTGPRGGGTGRVTGIGEVGTQGGGKVDLGTKKEAQVQGRVQDATPDVESSDVDRAALARYVRSRLKSIQSCYEKELKRNPNLKGKVVVRFVIKPSGRAGEVEIEENTLGSESVGSCIRTTIRNWSFPFKPDSDTAVSYPFVFSPAG; encoded by the coding sequence ATGGCAGCCACTCCGCAGAACAAGCTGCTCCGCGTCGGCGTCATCCAGAACGGCCGCATCGTCGAGGAACACCACGTCCGGCGCGACAACGTCACCATCGGCAGTGACGCCCGGAACACCATCGTCCTGCCCTCGGCGGATGACCGGCCGGCCCGCTTCTCCCTGCTGGAGAACCAGGGCCAGCAGTTCCAGCTCGTCATCGACGAGGCCATGCAGGGCCGCGTCAACCTCGGCTCCTCGGACGTGGACTTCGACTCCCTGCGCGCGCAGGGGCTGGCCACCCGCCGCGGCGACCTCTACGTCCTGCCGCTGCAGGAGAGCGCCCGCGGCAAGGTGGAGCTGGGCGACGTCACCCTCTTCTTCCAGTTCGTCGCGCCGCCTCCCGAAGAGGCGAAGCCGGTGCTGCCCGCGGACATCCGCGTCAGCATGTGGAAGACGATTGACCGCGTCTTCTTCGGCATCCTCGCGGCCTCGCTGTTCATCCACTTCTCCGGCGCCGCGCTCATCATCTCCGCGGAAGCGCCCAAGGAGCCCGAGCTGGCCCTGGACCAGCTGGATGACCGCTTCGTGCGCGCCATCATCCCCCAGCGCCCGCAGGAGGCGCCCCGCGTCGCCGAGGCCGGCCCCTCCGAGGCCCCCAAGGACGACAAGAAAGGCGACGAGCCGAAGGACGCGGCGGAGAAGGCCGACACCAAACCCGCCGGCGGTGACGCCGCCGAGCGCCGCGCCGAGGTGGTGAAGAAGGTCTCCGGCAAGGGCCTGCTCAAGATTCTCGGCTCCAACAGCGGCGGGGGTCAGGGCGCCTTCGCGGACGTGCTGGGCGGGGCCAGCGGCGGTGGGGACATCGCCGCGGCGCTGGCCGGCGCGGGCGGCGTGGGCGTGGCCACCGAGGCCTCCGTGGGCGGCGGCACCGGCCCGCGCGGCGGCGGCACCGGCCGGGTGACGGGCATCGGAGAAGTGGGCACGCAGGGCGGCGGCAAGGTGGACCTCGGCACCAAGAAGGAGGCCCAGGTGCAGGGCCGGGTGCAGGACGCGACGCCGGACGTGGAGAGCTCGGACGTGGACCGCGCGGCGCTGGCCCGCTACGTCCGCTCGCGCCTCAAGTCCATCCAGAGCTGCTACGAGAAGGAGCTGAAGCGCAACCCCAACCTCAAGGGCAAGGTGGTGGTGCGCTTCGTCATCAAGCCCTCCGGCCGCGCCGGCGAAGTCGAAATCGAGGAGAACACCCTCGGCAGCGAGTCCGTGGGCAGCTGCATCCGCACCACCATCCGCAACTGGTCGTTCCCCTTCAAGCCCGACTCGGACACCGCCGTTTCCTATCCCTTCGTCTTCTCTCCGGCGGGGTAG
- a CDS encoding Crp/Fnr family transcriptional regulator → MQKLSVISSSPLFEMLSPAELARLAELARMRRFAAGEVVFEEGDLGDSLFVIVDGQVEVVRRQPSGDMHPLIVLSSPEFFGEMGLIDKDYRSATVRAKTDADLLQLTAQDLRAFRQSHGDGFTFVVVNIARSLSARLREANARLAGKA, encoded by the coding sequence ATGCAGAAGCTGTCCGTCATTTCGTCGTCACCCCTCTTCGAGATGCTCTCCCCCGCGGAGCTCGCCCGCCTGGCCGAGCTCGCCCGGATGCGCCGCTTCGCGGCCGGAGAGGTCGTCTTCGAGGAAGGTGACCTGGGCGACAGCCTCTTCGTCATCGTCGACGGGCAGGTGGAGGTGGTGCGCCGCCAGCCCTCCGGCGACATGCACCCGCTCATCGTCCTGTCCTCCCCCGAGTTCTTCGGGGAGATGGGCCTCATCGACAAGGACTACCGCTCCGCCACCGTGCGCGCGAAGACGGACGCGGACCTGCTCCAGCTCACCGCGCAGGACCTGCGCGCCTTCCGGCAGTCGCACGGCGACGGCTTCACCTTCGTCGTCGTCAACATCGCCCGAAGCCTGTCTGCTCGCTTGCGCGAGGCCAATGCCCGCCTCGCTGGGAAGGCCTGA
- a CDS encoding polysaccharide biosynthesis/export family protein — protein MTLIRSSLAVVLLAALPACFGTASRPPPPTPTPAAEAGEARAGGGTLGPGDVVEVRVFQEPEHSGTWRVSPEGTIDYPLCGKVPLEGKTPSGAADALQTCLARYVRRPQVSVLIREYNSQKVFVFGEVQKPGTFPVDGEMSIVQAITLAGGFTKLAAKNNTLVTRVVDGQERKIRVPVEDIGVGREKNFMLQPGDIVFVPESFF, from the coding sequence ATGACTCTCATTCGCTCCTCCCTGGCCGTGGTGCTCCTCGCGGCGCTTCCCGCGTGCTTCGGCACGGCCTCCCGCCCGCCTCCGCCGACGCCCACACCGGCGGCCGAGGCAGGGGAAGCGCGCGCGGGTGGCGGCACGCTGGGGCCCGGTGACGTGGTGGAGGTGCGCGTCTTCCAGGAGCCCGAGCACTCGGGCACCTGGCGCGTGTCCCCCGAGGGCACCATCGACTACCCGCTGTGCGGCAAGGTGCCGCTGGAGGGGAAGACGCCCAGCGGCGCGGCGGACGCGCTGCAGACGTGCCTGGCGCGCTACGTGCGCCGGCCGCAGGTGTCGGTGCTCATCCGCGAGTACAACTCGCAGAAGGTCTTCGTCTTCGGCGAGGTGCAGAAGCCCGGCACCTTCCCGGTGGACGGGGAGATGTCCATCGTCCAGGCGATTACGCTGGCGGGCGGCTTCACCAAGCTGGCGGCGAAGAACAACACGCTGGTGACGCGCGTGGTGGACGGGCAGGAGCGCAAGATTCGAGTGCCCGTCGAGGACATCGGCGTGGGGCGGGAGAAGAACTTCATGCTCCAACCCGGCGACATCGTCTTCGTGCCGGAGAGCTTCTTCTAG